One part of the Nostoc sp. PCC 7120 = FACHB-418 genome encodes these proteins:
- a CDS encoding DUF4340 domain-containing protein, with protein MTKKTLILILLALGLGGFVYFWEIRGATQREEARENQQQIFSFTEDDVQSLTVKTQKLTVNLERNPQSNQPKWLLKSPVSEPANEPIVSYLMDLLVKGKSTNTISTPANQIAEFGLDQPQATININLKNQKTHQLSLGKPDFNRRFVYAQADPRPQPNGKVNVLLVSTDFENAVNRELSEWKQPVSLDKVEPQSTPNLP; from the coding sequence ATGACTAAAAAGACTTTAATTTTAATATTGTTAGCCCTGGGGTTGGGTGGTTTTGTTTATTTCTGGGAAATTCGAGGTGCTACTCAGCGAGAAGAGGCTAGGGAGAATCAACAGCAAATCTTTTCTTTTACAGAAGATGATGTCCAGTCTCTAACTGTAAAAACTCAGAAACTTACGGTGAATTTGGAACGGAACCCGCAGTCTAATCAGCCTAAGTGGTTGCTTAAATCTCCTGTATCAGAACCTGCAAACGAGCCTATAGTTAGTTATTTGATGGATTTATTGGTAAAAGGAAAGAGTACGAATACTATATCAACACCAGCTAACCAAATAGCCGAATTTGGTTTAGACCAACCCCAAGCCACCATCAACATTAACCTCAAAAATCAAAAAACCCATCAGTTAAGTCTGGGCAAGCCTGATTTTAACCGTCGTTTTGTCTATGCCCAAGCTGACCCTAGACCTCAACCAAATGGTAAGGTAAATGTGCTATTGGTATCTACAGATTTTGAAAATGCTGTCAATAGAGAACTATCAGAGTGGAAACAACCTGTAAGCTTGGATAAAGTTGAACCACAATCCACGCCAAATCTACCTTAA